A stretch of the Pedosphaera parvula Ellin514 genome encodes the following:
- a CDS encoding GDSL-type esterase/lipase family protein, whose protein sequence is MNKFTSIRKIVALTSCAILMAILASCVTSRNIQPIREADYSGRIRVACIGDSITYGHGIKDREHDSYPAHLGVKLGNKWEVRNFGVNSATALKTSTRPYLGQKSFQDALAFEPDVVVIELGTNDTNAKSWPSHKEEFISDYLEIIDRLQKPKTKPRIYLCLPVPLFRDRGKDYDTDKILTEEVIPKIKEVARRKHLPVIDLYSAFADKAALFPDGVHPDATGAGIMAEKIFTALTGVPVRS, encoded by the coding sequence ATGAACAAATTCACATCGATAAGAAAAATTGTAGCTCTTACTTCGTGCGCCATCTTAATGGCAATTCTTGCCTCGTGCGTCACCTCGCGAAACATCCAGCCCATTCGCGAAGCGGATTATTCCGGTCGCATTCGGGTCGCGTGCATCGGTGACAGCATCACCTACGGACATGGAATAAAAGACCGTGAGCATGACAGCTATCCGGCGCATTTGGGAGTTAAGCTTGGCAATAAATGGGAAGTGAGGAATTTTGGCGTCAACAGCGCAACCGCACTCAAGACCAGCACACGTCCGTATCTTGGTCAGAAATCTTTTCAGGATGCGCTTGCATTTGAACCCGATGTGGTTGTGATCGAACTTGGCACCAACGACACCAATGCCAAAAGCTGGCCGTCGCACAAAGAGGAATTTATTTCTGATTACCTGGAAATCATCGACAGGTTGCAGAAGCCCAAAACCAAACCGCGGATTTATCTCTGCCTGCCGGTCCCACTTTTCCGCGACCGCGGCAAGGATTACGACACGGACAAAATTTTGACGGAAGAAGTCATTCCGAAAATCAAGGAAGTTGCACGGAGGAAGCATCTGCCGGTCATCGATCTCTACAGTGCATTTGCAGATAAAGCCGCGTTATTTCCCGATGGCGTTCATCCTGACGCCACTGGTGCGGGCATCATGGCGGAGAAGATATTCACTGCGCTTACCGGGGTGCCGGTCAGATCGTAG
- a CDS encoding glycoside hydrolase family 43 protein, whose protein sequence is MKRHSFAQPRKLLFTLLVALSLSALCPLHAADQTATPEHSGNPIFPGWYADPEAKIFGKEFWIYPTYSAKYDEQVFLDAFSSPDLVHWTKHTRVLDTNSVTWARRAMWAPAVAENNGRYFLFFGANDIQNDHQLGGIGIAVADQPAGPFNDYLGKPLIGQFHNGAQPIDQFVFKDQDGQYYLIYGGWRHCNICRLKNDFRGLEPFADGTTYKEITPEGYVEGSVMFRRGAKYYFMWSEGGWTGPNYSVAYAMADSPLGPFKRIGKILQQDPKVATGAGHHSVIQLPGKDEWYIVYHRRPLGETDGNHRVTCIDHMEFDTQDHIKPVKITFEAVPPAKP, encoded by the coding sequence ATGAAACGCCATTCGTTCGCGCAACCCCGAAAGCTTTTGTTCACCCTGCTTGTCGCCCTCAGCCTCTCCGCCCTCTGCCCCCTCCACGCCGCCGATCAAACCGCCACGCCCGAACACTCCGGCAACCCCATTTTCCCCGGCTGGTATGCCGATCCTGAGGCCAAAATATTCGGCAAGGAATTCTGGATCTACCCCACCTACTCCGCCAAATACGACGAACAGGTATTTCTCGATGCCTTCTCCTCGCCCGACCTCGTGCATTGGACCAAACACACCCGCGTCCTCGATACCAACAGCGTCACCTGGGCGCGTCGCGCCATGTGGGCACCCGCCGTCGCTGAAAACAACGGACGCTACTTCCTCTTCTTCGGCGCGAACGACATCCAGAACGACCACCAACTCGGCGGCATCGGCATCGCCGTGGCCGATCAACCCGCCGGCCCCTTCAATGACTATCTCGGCAAACCGCTGATTGGCCAGTTCCACAACGGCGCGCAACCCATCGATCAATTCGTCTTCAAAGATCAGGACGGCCAATACTACCTCATCTACGGCGGCTGGCGTCATTGCAACATCTGCCGCCTCAAAAATGACTTTCGCGGCCTCGAACCCTTTGCCGACGGCACCACCTACAAGGAAATCACACCCGAAGGTTACGTCGAAGGCTCCGTCATGTTCCGCCGCGGCGCGAAGTATTATTTCATGTGGTCCGAAGGCGGCTGGACCGGGCCGAATTATTCCGTCGCCTACGCCATGGCCGATTCCCCGCTCGGCCCCTTCAAGCGCATCGGCAAAATCCTCCAGCAAGATCCCAAAGTCGCCACCGGCGCCGGCCATCATTCCGTCATCCAACTCCCCGGCAAGGACGAGTGGTACATCGTCTACCACCGCCGCCCCTTGGGCGAAACCGACGGCAACCACCGCGTCACCTGCATCGACCACATGGAATTCGACACCCAAGACCACATCAAACCCGTAAAAATCACCTTCGAAGCCGTCCCCCCCGCCAAGCCCTAA
- a CDS encoding FG-GAP repeat domain-containing protein — protein MKILWGRATVLATALALFLGADTGLQAQGTAFTYQGRLNLNGSPASGTYDFQFILFNVNQFGFPAAPILTNTSVAVNNGLFTSLLDFGGGIFTGSNYWLEIGVRTNGAGAFSTLAPRQVLTPSPYAVFANTASNLSGVLPTAQLSGTFPASQLSGTVPLGQLPAALVTNNASSVNLNGSFAGNGGALTNLQIAALNPPGTFSLLPLYFAPAISYGVGFAPSHVAVADVNNDGKLDLISANLNSSTLTILTNNGSGGFGSNATLNTGNSPNFVVAITNVDGLGHMALVSANNGANTLTVLTNNSSGVFGFNATLPVGTQPECVLVVTNFDNHGHLALVSANSGANTLTVLTNNGSGVFTFSATLNVGNLPWSVITADVNGDGKPDLITANLFGASLTILTNNGSGTFGSNATVSAGDQTYSVAAGDINGDGKVDLICTEYNSAALTILTNNGSGQFVFNATVPAGSGPTYVVTADINGDGKTDLVSANYGASTVSVLTNNGSGVFGSLATLNALAHLQSVSAADLNGDGKVDLVTANYSGSTTLSVLLALPAPVPALSINGGINSPMWRLTSVISGQGALPLTGNFTSGGGTLMIFVSGSGYSPSAGALIGMDIVLDGNPIDSCFIFANPAVTHLAFVPITVRAGALAGAHTIKLVPRAGTTTDGTDYFRVTVQELPF, from the coding sequence ATGAAAATACTATGGGGAAGGGCCACGGTTCTGGCCACTGCGCTGGCTTTGTTTTTGGGGGCGGACACCGGGTTGCAGGCTCAAGGCACTGCCTTCACTTACCAAGGGCGGCTGAACCTCAACGGTTCACCTGCCAGCGGCACTTATGATTTCCAATTCATTTTGTTCAACGTGAACCAGTTTGGATTCCCAGCCGCGCCCATCCTCACCAATACGAGTGTGGCCGTGAACAACGGCCTGTTCACCAGCCTGCTGGATTTTGGCGGGGGGATTTTCACCGGGAGCAATTACTGGCTCGAGATCGGCGTGCGCACGAATGGAGCCGGCGCGTTTTCCACGCTCGCACCGCGTCAAGTTTTGACGCCGTCGCCCTATGCGGTTTTTGCGAACACGGCGAGCAACTTGAGCGGCGTCCTGCCCACTGCGCAACTGAGCGGAACCTTCCCGGCCAGCCAGTTGAGCGGCACGGTTCCCCTGGGACAACTGCCCGCCGCCCTGGTGACCAACAATGCGAGCAGCGTGAATTTGAACGGCTCGTTCGCCGGCAATGGCGGCGCGCTGACCAACCTGCAAATTGCCGCCCTGAACCCGCCAGGCACCTTCAGCCTGTTGCCACTGTATTTCGCACCCGCCATCTCCTATGGGGTGGGATTCGCGCCCAGCCACGTTGCAGTGGCCGACGTCAACAATGATGGCAAACTGGATTTGATCAGTGCCAATTTGAACTCCAGCACACTGACGATCCTGACGAACAATGGGAGTGGCGGCTTCGGCTCGAATGCCACATTGAACACGGGCAACAGCCCGAATTTCGTCGTGGCAATCACGAACGTGGACGGGCTCGGCCACATGGCCCTGGTCAGCGCAAACAACGGTGCCAACACCCTCACCGTGCTGACCAACAACAGCAGCGGTGTCTTCGGTTTCAATGCCACGCTCCCCGTGGGAACCCAACCGGAATGTGTCCTGGTCGTGACGAATTTCGACAACCATGGGCACCTGGCGCTGGTGAGCGCGAATTCCGGCGCCAACACCCTCACCGTGCTGACCAATAACGGGAGCGGCGTCTTTACTTTCAGTGCCACTCTCAACGTGGGCAACCTCCCGTGGAGCGTCATCACGGCGGACGTGAATGGCGACGGCAAACCGGACTTGATCACCGCAAATCTTTTCGGTGCTTCCCTGACGATCCTGACGAACAACGGCAGTGGCACGTTCGGCTCCAACGCCACAGTGAGTGCGGGCGATCAGACCTATTCTGTCGCGGCGGGGGATATCAATGGCGATGGTAAAGTGGATTTGATCTGCACGGAGTATAACAGCGCCGCACTGACGATCCTGACGAACAACGGGAGCGGACAGTTTGTTTTTAATGCCACGGTCCCCGCAGGAAGCGGGCCCACTTACGTTGTGACGGCGGACATTAATGGCGACGGCAAAACTGATCTGGTCAGTGCGAACTATGGCGCCAGCACGGTGTCCGTGCTGACCAACAACGGCAGCGGCGTATTTGGGTCCCTGGCCACGCTGAATGCGCTGGCCCACCTTCAATCCGTCTCGGCGGCTGATCTGAATGGTGATGGGAAAGTCGACCTGGTCACGGCAAATTACTCCGGCTCGACCACGTTATCCGTTCTGCTGGCCCTGCCTGCGCCGGTGCCCGCTTTGAGCATCAATGGCGGCATCAACTCTCCGATGTGGCGGCTGACGAGTGTCATCAGTGGCCAGGGCGCGCTGCCCCTCACTGGAAATTTCACCAGTGGCGGCGGCACCTTGATGATTTTCGTCTCCGGTTCCGGCTATTCGCCGTCAGCGGGTGCGCTCATCGGCATGGACATCGTATTGGACGGCAACCCGATTGATTCGTGCTTTATTTTCGCGAACCCGGCGGTGACACATCTCGCTTTCGTACCGATCACGGTCAGGGCCGGCGCGCTCGCGGGCGCACACACCATCAAGCTGGTTCCCCGCGCCGGCACGACGACGGACGGCACTGATTATTTCCGCGTCACCGTGCAGGAGCTGCCTTTCTAA
- a CDS encoding LamG-like jellyroll fold domain-containing protein — protein sequence MRKSAISSPAQPAGCRDRRYLRPRSVCRLGNLFTIALALIFCAEIRSTLADNLLTGTIIGTSGSWNNSGNTKEKAMDGSLTTFFDAPTGNGDWVGLDLGTNVSKVISQVRYCPRSSNEARMVGGKFQGANAADFSGAVDLYTITAQPVTGTLTTQSISVTNAFRYVRYLSPDGGFGNVAEVQFYEAGVVLPPPTFGVYRELWTNLNSGGGATLDMLTNTAVNPNWPSNPATVYTKIYTNFETEAGTGMNNYGQRLRAFVVPPNNGVYTFWIASDDASKLSLSSNESPGNCVGVAWVNAWTDAREWTKEANQKSGAIYLEGGKRYYLEALMVQGGGGDNLSVRWQLPDGSIEEPLGGTRLIPYTGLSNTPGIYVQPTNLTVTEHGSAAFSVLTTNQSEMTYRWRVNGVNLNTAQASQSVYTVSNASVTLNGQSYSCVLSNSSGAITSAPAVLTIIGDTTPPTLVSAKNGSLTNIIIRYSEPVEPTSATNRLNYAISPSATVSSVLMFDSQSVLLLVSSLAPNTGYTVTVNGVRDLASTPNMIAANSKISFTASAYGLGLRPAFGPFLNNQMPETAPVISGNWSAVVAFTNLTFTNALGLASVPGTDKLVVWEREGRVYSFTNDPGASSKTLVLDLSNQCQGWDDSGLLNLVFHPGFVTNHFVFVYYTWVTPGTVVGSPTVRPPTFVTGAYHDRLSRFTLDANGVAIPGSELVLVDQAGDCVWHNGSGMFFHPTNGFLYVTDGDDENTSNTQIIDRGLFSGVWRLDVDMRGGAISHPIPRQPVNGVTANYYIPNDNPFVGVPNALEEFYAIGLRSPHRMTCDPVTGRIFIGDVGNASWEELDVIEPNDPPGLNFQWSVIEGLNGDLTPPYIGVNRRPILNYSHSEGQAIIGGYVYRGSQFAADLGGKYIFGDNVQKKIWALDESTTPAGKILLCTMPTGAGPNSGSDYTGLSSFGLDKNNELYLCQMSSVGGHIFKLARSGPPPVNRPIPATLSATGAFKDLSTLAVSDGLVPYTVNSPLWSDGAAKQRWIGLPTNSFVHFAPTGEWAFPNGTVLVKHFDLPVDDTNPNVLRRLETRLLVRDTNGVVYGVTYKWRTDYSDADIVTNGISENIVINTASGTRTQTWYYPGPLDCLRCHTAAAGYVLGVKTRQLNGNLSYPVSGVTDNQLRAWNHAEMFDTNIVEANISGYSKLVKVSDTSASLELRVRSYLDANCSQCHRPGGAPAFWDARFDIPLTNQNIINGVVGDTLGIAGAKVVVPQDLTKSVMYLRVNSLGTYQMPPLARNTIDSSAVTALAEWITTLPSPQISAIADVLMDANSSTGPIGFTVSDGAMSPDQLMVSASSSNPSLIPSNHIVIQGSGNNRTITVTPAANQTGSAIISIVVNDGTVATTGSFTVTVRGMLAAYYKFEGNAQDSSGQGNDGVLNGGVTFVPGKVGAQAVQLDGSTGYVQIPVSAIDDFTISLWLKTTDTGGTGQWWAGKGLVDGEVSGGSADFGTTLVGNQFALGVGGSNGNPDVTILSSTAVNDGVWHHLLATRNSTTGQMAVYVDGGLESTGTGSVGPRVGPPALRIGGIQTGTATGFLAGTVDDVRIYNYVLSSSQISSLATRAPVLAPIPNFSMVAGATLRLTNSAVDAAIPPETFAFSLLSSPAGANLNGTNGVLTWRPTMAQANTSNQFAIKVSDSGSPSTGATQSFWVSVVQPVRPNLGGLSSDHGMIRFSISGDLGPDYTVLGSTNLLDWVPIVNTNPPIMPFLFVEPNNTNYGRRFYRVLLGP from the coding sequence GTGCGTAAATCAGCAATAAGTTCCCCCGCGCAGCCTGCTGGTTGCCGGGATCGTCGGTACCTTCGCCCCCGTTCCGTTTGCCGCCTGGGAAATCTTTTCACCATCGCGCTCGCATTGATCTTCTGCGCCGAAATCCGATCCACACTGGCCGATAACCTTTTGACCGGGACCATCATTGGCACCAGCGGTTCCTGGAACAATAGCGGCAACACCAAGGAAAAGGCGATGGACGGCAGTCTGACCACGTTCTTTGATGCGCCCACCGGCAATGGGGATTGGGTGGGACTGGATCTGGGCACGAACGTCAGCAAGGTTATTTCGCAAGTGCGGTATTGCCCTCGCAGCAGCAATGAAGCGAGAATGGTGGGTGGCAAATTCCAGGGAGCCAACGCGGCGGACTTTAGTGGCGCGGTGGATTTGTACACGATCACCGCGCAGCCAGTGACCGGCACGTTGACGACGCAATCAATAAGCGTGACCAACGCTTTCCGCTATGTGCGTTATCTTTCGCCGGACGGTGGTTTTGGCAATGTGGCCGAAGTCCAGTTTTACGAAGCTGGTGTGGTCCTGCCGCCGCCGACATTCGGCGTGTACCGGGAGTTGTGGACGAACTTGAACTCAGGTGGAGGTGCTACACTGGACATGCTGACCAATACGGCCGTGAACCCGAATTGGCCAAGCAATCCAGCCACGGTCTATACAAAGATTTATACCAACTTTGAAACTGAGGCGGGCACCGGGATGAACAATTACGGGCAGCGGTTGCGCGCGTTTGTTGTGCCACCAAACAATGGGGTTTACACCTTTTGGATTGCCAGCGATGACGCATCGAAACTTTCGTTGAGCAGCAATGAGAGTCCAGGCAACTGCGTGGGAGTGGCCTGGGTCAATGCGTGGACAGATGCCCGGGAGTGGACGAAAGAGGCAAACCAGAAGTCGGGAGCCATTTATCTGGAAGGCGGGAAGCGTTATTACCTCGAGGCCTTGATGGTGCAGGGAGGCGGAGGGGACAATCTCTCGGTGCGATGGCAGTTGCCCGATGGGAGCATCGAGGAACCGCTCGGTGGGACGAGGTTGATTCCATATACCGGGTTGAGCAATACGCCAGGAATTTATGTGCAACCAACGAATTTAACCGTGACGGAACATGGGAGCGCAGCCTTTTCGGTGCTGACGACCAACCAGTCGGAGATGACGTATCGATGGCGGGTCAATGGGGTGAACCTTAACACGGCTCAGGCCAGTCAATCGGTTTATACCGTCAGTAACGCGAGCGTGACACTCAACGGACAAAGCTATAGCTGCGTTCTCTCCAACAGTTCCGGCGCGATCACCAGTGCTCCGGCAGTCCTGACGATCATCGGAGATACAACGCCGCCGACGCTCGTTTCAGCAAAAAATGGTTCGTTGACGAATATCATTATCCGCTATTCGGAACCGGTTGAGCCGACATCGGCGACGAATCGGTTGAATTATGCGATTAGTCCGAGCGCGACGGTTTCGTCGGTTTTGATGTTCGATTCGCAGAGTGTGCTGCTGCTGGTTTCGTCGCTTGCGCCGAACACAGGCTATACGGTCACGGTAAATGGGGTGCGCGACCTGGCCTCGACACCAAACATGATTGCGGCAAATTCGAAGATCAGTTTTACGGCGAGTGCTTACGGTCTTGGTCTGCGTCCGGCGTTCGGGCCTTTTCTAAACAATCAAATGCCGGAAACAGCGCCGGTCATTTCCGGAAACTGGTCGGCAGTCGTGGCTTTTACGAACCTTACTTTTACGAATGCGCTTGGTTTGGCTTCGGTTCCGGGTACGGATAAATTGGTGGTATGGGAACGGGAGGGGCGGGTCTATTCATTCACCAACGATCCGGGTGCGAGTTCCAAGACGCTGGTGTTGGACTTGAGCAATCAATGCCAGGGGTGGGATGACTCGGGACTTTTGAACCTGGTGTTTCATCCGGGATTTGTGACGAACCATTTTGTCTTCGTTTATTACACGTGGGTGACACCGGGAACAGTGGTGGGGAGTCCAACGGTGAGGCCGCCGACATTTGTGACGGGGGCGTACCATGACCGGCTTTCGCGATTTACGTTGGATGCGAATGGGGTGGCGATTCCCGGTTCGGAACTGGTGTTGGTAGATCAGGCTGGGGATTGCGTGTGGCATAACGGGAGTGGAATGTTCTTTCATCCGACGAATGGTTTTCTCTATGTCACGGACGGGGATGATGAGAATACGTCGAACACTCAGATTATTGATCGAGGCCTTTTCTCCGGCGTGTGGCGACTGGACGTGGATATGCGCGGAGGCGCGATCAGCCATCCGATTCCGCGGCAGCCTGTGAACGGAGTCACGGCGAATTATTATATTCCCAACGACAATCCATTTGTGGGTGTGCCCAATGCGCTGGAGGAATTTTACGCCATCGGGCTGCGGAGTCCGCATCGGATGACATGTGATCCGGTGACGGGAAGGATTTTTATTGGCGATGTGGGCAATGCTTCGTGGGAGGAGTTGGATGTGATTGAGCCCAATGATCCGCCGGGATTGAATTTTCAATGGAGTGTCATTGAAGGGTTGAATGGAGATTTGACGCCGCCGTACATCGGTGTGAACAGGCGTCCGATCCTCAACTACAGCCACAGCGAAGGCCAGGCGATCATTGGTGGTTATGTCTATCGCGGGAGTCAGTTTGCAGCGGATTTGGGCGGGAAATATATTTTTGGCGACAACGTGCAAAAAAAGATTTGGGCGTTGGATGAATCGACAACGCCCGCAGGCAAGATTCTGCTTTGCACGATGCCGACGGGGGCGGGGCCGAATTCGGGGAGTGATTATACCGGATTGTCCTCGTTTGGCTTGGATAAGAATAACGAGTTGTATCTTTGTCAGATGAGCAGTGTGGGAGGTCATATTTTCAAGCTGGCACGATCCGGACCGCCTCCCGTCAATCGCCCGATACCGGCGACGCTCTCGGCAACCGGGGCGTTCAAGGATTTGAGCACGCTGGCGGTGAGTGATGGTTTGGTTCCTTATACGGTGAATTCGCCGCTTTGGTCGGATGGGGCGGCGAAGCAGCGCTGGATTGGTTTGCCGACAAATAGTTTTGTTCATTTTGCGCCGACGGGTGAGTGGGCGTTTCCCAATGGGACGGTGTTGGTGAAGCATTTTGATCTGCCGGTGGATGATACGAATCCGAATGTTTTGAGACGGCTTGAGACGCGGTTGCTGGTGCGGGATACGAATGGAGTGGTGTATGGAGTGACGTATAAGTGGCGGACGGATTATTCGGACGCGGACATAGTCACGAATGGGATCAGTGAAAATATTGTTATCAACACGGCTTCGGGCACGCGCACGCAGACGTGGTATTATCCGGGGCCGTTGGATTGTTTGCGGTGTCACACGGCGGCGGCGGGTTATGTTTTGGGGGTGAAGACGAGGCAATTGAACGGCAATCTCAGTTACCCGGTTTCAGGCGTGACGGACAATCAATTGCGTGCGTGGAATCATGCGGAGATGTTTGATACGAATATCGTTGAAGCGAATATCAGCGGGTATTCGAAACTGGTGAAGGTCAGTGATACGTCGGCGTCGTTGGAATTGAGGGTGCGGTCGTATTTGGATGCGAACTGCTCGCAGTGTCATCGGCCGGGTGGGGCACCGGCGTTTTGGGATGCGCGGTTTGATATTCCGCTGACGAATCAGAATATTATTAATGGTGTTGTGGGTGATACGTTAGGAATTGCCGGGGCGAAGGTGGTGGTGCCGCAGGATCTCACGAAGTCGGTGATGTATTTGCGGGTGAACAGCCTGGGCACTTACCAGATGCCGCCGCTGGCGCGGAATACGATTGATTCATCGGCGGTTACTGCGCTGGCGGAGTGGATAACGACGTTGCCGTCGCCGCAGATTTCTGCGATTGCGGATGTGTTGATGGATGCGAATAGTTCGACGGGGCCGATTGGTTTCACGGTGAGCGATGGGGCGATGTCGCCTGACCAGTTGATGGTGAGCGCGAGTTCGTCGAATCCATCGTTGATTCCGAGTAATCACATTGTCATTCAAGGGAGCGGGAATAATCGCACCATCACCGTCACTCCCGCAGCCAACCAAACGGGTTCGGCAATTATCTCCATTGTGGTGAATGATGGAACGGTGGCGACGACGGGGAGTTTTACGGTGACGGTGAGGGGAATGCTGGCCGCTTACTATAAGTTTGAGGGGAATGCACAGGACAGCAGCGGACAGGGGAACGATGGGGTTTTGAATGGCGGGGTCACGTTTGTGCCCGGCAAGGTTGGCGCGCAGGCGGTTCAATTGGATGGGAGCACGGGGTATGTGCAGATTCCGGTTTCGGCCATCGATGATTTTACCATTTCGCTTTGGTTGAAGACCACGGATACGGGCGGAACAGGTCAATGGTGGGCGGGCAAAGGATTGGTGGATGGCGAGGTGAGCGGTGGATCCGCAGACTTTGGCACCACGCTCGTGGGTAATCAATTCGCGCTGGGTGTGGGCGGTTCCAATGGGAATCCTGATGTGACGATTCTTTCGAGCACGGCGGTCAATGACGGTGTGTGGCATCATTTGCTGGCGACAAGAAATTCCACGACCGGCCAGATGGCGGTTTACGTGGATGGTGGCCTGGAATCGACCGGCACTGGGTCGGTTGGTCCGCGAGTTGGTCCTCCGGCACTTCGCATCGGCGGTATCCAAACTGGAACTGCCACGGGATTCCTGGCTGGCACGGTCGATGATGTCCGGATTTACAATTATGTGCTCAGCAGTAGTCAGATTTCCTCGCTGGCCACGCGTGCGCCGGTGCTGGCACCGATTCCGAATTTCAGCATGGTGGCGGGTGCGACGCTCAGGTTGACGAACAGTGCGGTGGATGCGGCTATTCCGCCGGAGACGTTTGCGTTCAGCCTGTTGAGTTCGCCTGCGGGTGCGAATTTGAATGGGACGAATGGGGTGCTGACGTGGCGTCCGACGATGGCGCAGGCGAATACGAGTAATCAATTCGCGATCAAGGTGAGTGATAGTGGTTCGCCGAGTACGGGGGCGACGCAGAGTTTTTGGGTGTCGGTGGTTCAACCTGTCAGGCCGAACCTGGGTGGGTTGAGTTCTGATCATGGGATGATTCGGTTTTCGATTTCCGGGGATTTGGGGCCGGATTACACGGTGCTGGGTTCGACGAACCTGCTTGATTGGGTTCCGATTGTGAATACGAATCCGCCGATCATGCCGTTCTTGTTTGTGGAGCCGAATAATACAAATTATGGCCGGAGGTTTTATCGGGTGCTGCTTGGGCCGTAG